From a single Sphingobium lignivorans genomic region:
- a CDS encoding HesB/IscA family protein, producing the protein MNATTTTTRARPAAVMLTPAAQQRVADLMAKAPEGAIGVKLSTPRRGCSGLAYSVDYVTQAGQFDERIETPGGVFFIDAASVLYLIGSTMDWVEDDFTAGFVFNNPNAKGSCGCGESFTV; encoded by the coding sequence ATGAACGCAACCACGACCACCACCCGCGCGCGCCCGGCCGCCGTCATGCTGACGCCTGCCGCGCAGCAGCGCGTTGCCGATCTCATGGCGAAAGCACCGGAAGGCGCGATCGGCGTCAAGCTCTCGACTCCGCGCCGGGGCTGCTCGGGCCTCGCTTATTCGGTCGATTATGTGACGCAGGCCGGCCAGTTCGACGAGCGCATCGAGACGCCCGGCGGCGTCTTCTTCATCGATGCCGCCTCGGTGCTCTACCTGATCGGCTCGACCATGGACTGGGTGGAGGACGATTTCACCGCCGGCTTCGTGTTCAACAATCCGAACGCGAAGGGAAGCTGCGGCTGCGGCGAGAGCTTCACGGTCTGA
- a CDS encoding SUF system Fe-S cluster assembly protein, producing the protein MNEESRIRIEEVDAAETPPRARVSDADGGAQGPAPGGARQRDYLEGFLQQKPAETPASEPGGATYDAVIEALKEIYDPEIPVNIYDLGLIYGVEVSEGSHVAVTMTLTTPHCPVAESMPGEVELRVGSVPGVGTVDVNLVWDPPWDPQKMSDEAKLELGML; encoded by the coding sequence ATGAACGAGGAAAGCAGGATCAGGATCGAGGAAGTGGACGCGGCCGAGACGCCGCCGCGGGCCCGGGTGAGCGACGCGGACGGCGGCGCGCAGGGTCCGGCACCGGGCGGCGCTCGTCAGCGGGACTATCTCGAGGGCTTCCTCCAGCAGAAACCGGCGGAGACTCCGGCCAGCGAGCCAGGCGGCGCGACGTATGACGCGGTGATCGAGGCGCTCAAGGAAATCTACGATCCCGAGATACCCGTGAATATCTACGATCTGGGCCTTATCTATGGCGTGGAAGTCAGCGAGGGCAGCCATGTCGCGGTTACCATGACGCTGACGACGCCGCATTGCCCGGTGGCCGAATCCATGCCGGGCGAAGTCGAACTGCGCGTTGGCTCGGTGCCCGGTGTGGGCACGGTGGACGTCAATCTGGTGTGGGACCCGCCATGGGACCCGCAGAAAATGAGCGACGAGGCAAAGCTGGAACTGGGCATGCTGTGA
- a CDS encoding cysteine desulfurase, translating to MAGASRRGFSGATLQTRDGAALRTDFPGLVTADGAPWHYLDTAATAQKPQAVIDATVRAMGTDYATVHRGVYARSADMTLAFEAARRRVAQFINAPSENEIVFVRGATEGINLVAQSWGGANLKAGDRILLSTLEHHSNIVPWQLIAERTGARIDVVPLTQDGRIDLDAMAAMIRPEHRIVALAHVSNVLGSVLDVRRAADIAHGAGALLLVDGCQAAPRLAIDVQALGCDFYLFSGHKLYGPTGIGVLWARGDILAAMPPYHGGGAMIDKVTFAGTTYAPPPARFEAGTPAIIETIGLAAAIDYVEAIGLDVIAAHEDALVARTRAALREINAIRLLGPDDAAGIVSFVMEGVHPHDIGTILDESGVAIRAGHHCAQPLMAHLGVEATARASFGLYSDESDIEALLKGLDRVRAIFG from the coding sequence ATGGCTGGGGCATCGCGGCGCGGTTTCTCCGGCGCGACTCTCCAGACGAGAGACGGCGCTGCCCTGCGGACCGATTTCCCCGGTCTCGTCACCGCGGACGGGGCTCCCTGGCATTATCTGGACACGGCCGCGACGGCGCAGAAGCCGCAGGCCGTGATCGACGCGACCGTGCGCGCGATGGGCACGGACTATGCGACGGTGCATCGCGGTGTCTATGCGCGCTCGGCGGACATGACGCTGGCCTTCGAGGCGGCGCGCCGCCGCGTGGCGCAGTTCATCAACGCGCCTTCGGAGAACGAGATCGTCTTCGTGCGCGGCGCGACCGAGGGGATCAACCTCGTCGCGCAGAGCTGGGGCGGGGCCAATCTCAAGGCGGGCGATCGCATCCTGCTCTCGACGCTGGAGCATCACAGCAACATCGTGCCCTGGCAGCTCATTGCCGAGCGGACCGGCGCGCGGATCGATGTCGTGCCGCTCACGCAGGATGGCCGGATCGATCTCGACGCCATGGCAGCGATGATCCGACCCGAGCACAGGATCGTCGCGCTGGCCCATGTGTCCAATGTGCTGGGCAGCGTGCTGGACGTGCGCCGCGCGGCAGACATCGCTCATGGTGCCGGCGCGCTGCTGCTGGTCGACGGATGCCAGGCCGCGCCGCGGCTGGCCATCGACGTGCAGGCGCTGGGCTGCGATTTCTATCTCTTCTCCGGCCACAAGCTTTATGGCCCGACCGGCATCGGCGTGCTCTGGGCGCGTGGCGACATCCTGGCCGCCATGCCGCCTTATCATGGCGGTGGCGCGATGATCGACAAGGTGACGTTCGCCGGCACGACTTACGCGCCGCCCCCGGCGCGGTTCGAGGCGGGCACGCCAGCGATCATCGAGACGATCGGGCTGGCGGCCGCGATCGATTATGTCGAGGCGATCGGGCTCGACGTCATCGCCGCGCATGAAGATGCCCTGGTGGCGCGGACGCGTGCGGCGCTGCGCGAGATCAACGCGATCCGCCTGCTCGGGCCGGATGACGCGGCGGGGATCGTCTCCTTCGTGATGGAGGGGGTTCATCCGCACGACATCGGCACCATATTGGACGAGAGCGGCGTGGCCATTCGCGCGGGCCATCATTGCGCACAGCCGCTCATGGCGCATCTGGGCGTCGAGGCGACAGCGCGCGCCAGTTTCGGACTCTACAGCGACGAAAGCGACATCGAGGCACTGCTCAAAGGCCTCGACCGCGTAAGGGCGATATTCGGATGA
- a CDS encoding SufD family Fe-S cluster assembly protein, translated as MTALSLPTRRDEAWRYSDIDAAARAWPGAAPERIVVAPGEMRTLALLQDAAEGESVILDHVVEIGAGGTLAVHLLNSGGALGRVTFDVTLARHAHFELKAALIGGGTQTIELVTTLNHAEPEATSAQTVRAIAAGRATTNYLGQIRVARDAQKTDASQSFKAMLLDRGASAHARPELEIFADDVKCAHGASIGQLDEAALFYMASRGLDPAGAKALLLEAFIAGLFDDIADEAEQARFAAVARARLEALT; from the coding sequence ATGACCGCCCTGTCCCTCCCCACCCGCCGCGACGAAGCCTGGCGCTACAGCGACATCGATGCGGCCGCGCGGGCTTGGCCGGGCGCCGCGCCGGAGCGGATCGTCGTCGCCCCAGGGGAAATGCGCACGCTCGCGCTGCTGCAGGACGCCGCCGAGGGCGAGAGCGTGATCCTTGACCATGTCGTCGAGATCGGCGCGGGCGGCACGCTGGCCGTGCACTTGCTGAACAGCGGCGGCGCGCTGGGCCGCGTCACATTCGACGTGACGCTCGCCCGCCATGCCCATTTCGAACTCAAGGCCGCGCTCATCGGCGGCGGCACGCAGACCATCGAGCTGGTGACGACGCTCAACCATGCCGAGCCGGAGGCGACCAGCGCGCAGACCGTGCGCGCCATCGCGGCCGGCCGGGCGACGACCAATTATCTCGGGCAGATCCGCGTCGCGCGCGACGCGCAGAAGACGGATGCGTCGCAGAGCTTCAAGGCGATGCTGCTGGATCGTGGCGCCAGTGCCCATGCCCGGCCGGAACTCGAAATCTTCGCCGACGATGTGAAATGCGCGCATGGCGCGAGCATCGGCCAGCTCGATGAGGCCGCGCTGTTCTACATGGCGTCGCGCGGGCTCGATCCGGCGGGAGCGAAGGCCCTGCTGTTGGAAGCGTTCATCGCGGGCCTGTTCGACGACATCGCGGACGAGGCCGAGCAGGCGCGCTTCGCGGCCGTGGCGCGGGCCCGGCTGGAGGCGCTGACATGA
- the sufC gene encoding Fe-S cluster assembly ATPase SufC, whose amino-acid sequence MLRIDDLHTEIDGKPILKGLSLAINAGEIHAIMGPNGAGKSTLAYTLGGRPGYEATQGAVHFEGADLLEMAPHERAAAGLFLGFQYPVEIPGVSNVQFLREALNSQRTARGEAPLSAADFLRLAREKAALLGMDMEMLKRPVNVGFSGGEKKRAEMVQMGILDPKLAILDETDSGLDIDALKTVGAGINAIMRAPGKAVLLITHYQRLLDYVKPDFVHVLAAGRIVKSGGPELALALEKEGYAEVIAA is encoded by the coding sequence ATGCTCCGGATCGACGATCTCCACACCGAAATCGACGGCAAGCCGATCCTCAAGGGCCTGTCGCTCGCTATCAATGCCGGGGAGATCCATGCCATCATGGGTCCCAACGGGGCTGGCAAGTCCACGCTGGCCTACACGCTCGGCGGCCGCCCCGGCTATGAGGCGACGCAAGGCGCAGTGCACTTCGAGGGTGCGGACCTGCTGGAGATGGCGCCGCACGAGCGCGCCGCTGCGGGGCTGTTCCTCGGCTTCCAGTATCCGGTCGAAATTCCCGGCGTTTCCAATGTCCAGTTCCTGCGCGAGGCGCTGAACAGCCAGCGCACGGCACGGGGCGAGGCACCGCTCTCCGCCGCCGACTTCCTGCGGCTGGCGCGCGAGAAGGCGGCGCTCCTCGGCATGGACATGGAGATGCTCAAGCGGCCCGTGAATGTCGGTTTTTCCGGCGGTGAGAAGAAGCGCGCGGAAATGGTGCAGATGGGCATTCTCGACCCGAAGCTCGCGATCCTCGACGAGACGGACAGCGGCCTCGACATCGATGCGCTCAAGACCGTCGGCGCGGGCATCAACGCGATCATGCGCGCGCCGGGCAAGGCCGTGCTGCTCATCACCCATTATCAGCGGCTGCTCGATTATGTGAAGCCGGACTTCGTGCATGTCCTCGCTGCCGGCCGGATCGTGAAGTCCGGCGGGCCGGAACTGGCGCTGGCGCTGGAGAAGGAAGGCTATGCGGAGGTGATCGCAGCGTGA
- the sufB gene encoding Fe-S cluster assembly protein SufB, with amino-acid sequence MSAQVKNAEALAAARKVSDYEWGFVSDIEQDFAPKGLSEDTVRFISDKKNEPEWMLDWRLKAYRHWLTMVPPDWAKLNVPPIDYQDAYYYAAPRKKAELASLDELDPEIRRTYEKLGIPLEEQKVLANVAGSRRVAVDAVFDSVSVATTFRKELEEAGVIFRSISEAIREFPDLVRKWLGKVVPMQDNYFAALNCAVFSDGTFVYIPEGVRCPMELSTYFRINAENTGQFERTLIVADKGSYVSYLEGCTAPQRDENQLHAAVVELVALDDAEIKYSTVQNWYPGDAEGRGGIYNFVTKRALCQGRNSKVSWTQVETGSAITWKYPSCVLNGENSVGEFYSVAVTNNRQQADTGTKMIHNGKNTRSTIVSKGISAGRSNGTYRGLVRMAANADGARNFTQCDSLLLGDRCGAHTVPYIEVKNPSAVVEHEATTSKISDDQLFYAMQRGLDQEAAVSLIVNGFAKEVLQQLPMEFAVEAQKLLGISLEGSVG; translated from the coding sequence ATGAGTGCGCAGGTCAAGAATGCCGAGGCTCTCGCCGCCGCCCGCAAGGTGAGCGACTATGAGTGGGGCTTCGTATCCGACATCGAACAGGACTTCGCGCCAAAGGGGCTGTCTGAAGATACGGTCCGGTTCATTTCGGACAAGAAGAATGAACCGGAATGGATGCTGGACTGGCGGCTCAAGGCCTATCGCCATTGGCTGACGATGGTTCCGCCGGACTGGGCCAAGCTCAATGTCCCGCCGATCGACTATCAGGACGCCTATTATTATGCCGCGCCCCGCAAGAAGGCGGAGCTGGCGAGCCTGGATGAGCTGGATCCCGAGATTCGTCGTACCTACGAGAAGCTCGGCATTCCTCTTGAGGAGCAGAAAGTGCTCGCCAATGTGGCGGGCTCGCGCAGGGTCGCGGTCGATGCGGTGTTCGACAGCGTCTCCGTCGCCACCACTTTCCGCAAGGAGCTGGAAGAGGCGGGCGTGATCTTCCGCTCGATCAGCGAGGCGATCCGCGAATTTCCCGATCTGGTTCGCAAGTGGCTCGGCAAGGTCGTGCCCATGCAGGACAATTACTTCGCCGCGCTGAACTGCGCCGTCTTCTCGGACGGGACGTTCGTCTACATTCCCGAGGGCGTGCGCTGCCCGATGGAGCTCTCCACCTATTTCCGCATCAATGCGGAGAATACCGGCCAGTTCGAGCGCACGCTGATCGTCGCGGACAAGGGCAGCTACGTCTCCTATCTGGAAGGCTGCACCGCGCCCCAGCGCGACGAGAACCAGCTCCATGCCGCTGTGGTCGAGCTGGTCGCGCTGGACGATGCCGAGATCAAGTACAGCACCGTGCAGAACTGGTATCCGGGCGATGCGGAAGGGCGCGGCGGCATCTACAATTTCGTCACCAAGCGCGCGCTTTGCCAGGGGCGCAACAGCAAGGTGAGCTGGACGCAGGTGGAAACCGGCAGCGCCATCACCTGGAAATATCCCAGCTGCGTGCTGAACGGCGAGAACAGCGTCGGCGAGTTCTATTCCGTGGCCGTGACCAACAATCGCCAGCAGGCGGATACGGGCACGAAAATGATCCATAACGGTAAAAATACCCGCTCGACGATTGTGTCGAAGGGGATCAGCGCCGGCCGCTCCAACGGCACCTATCGTGGTCTCGTCCGCATGGCCGCCAATGCCGATGGCGCGCGCAACTTCACCCAGTGCGATTCGCTGCTGCTGGGCGACCGGTGCGGCGCCCACACCGTGCCCTATATCGAGGTGAAGAACCCCAGCGCCGTGGTCGAGCATGAAGCGACGACGAGCAAGATCAGCGACGACCAGCTTTTCTACGCCATGCAGCGCGGGCTCGACCAGGAAGCGGCGGTGAGCCTCATCGTCAACGGCTTCGCCAAGGAAGTGCTCCAGCAGCTGCCGATGGAGTTCGCGGTGGAAGCGCAGAAGCTTTTGGGGATCAGCCTCGAAGGATCGGTGGGGTGA
- a CDS encoding RrF2 family transcriptional regulator, which produces MRLSSLADYAVLMMRAAATHCGGARANAASLAQEAGIPVPTGQKLASLLGRAGLIRATRGSGGGIKLARPAAAITLADIIEAVDGPIALTACLDAEGSDCCALDRPCAIRPHWQGVNALVRGALTQVTLAQLIAIPAQQPIAEDPAMETVQ; this is translated from the coding sequence ATGCGCCTGTCCAGCCTCGCCGATTATGCCGTGTTGATGATGCGCGCGGCCGCCACCCATTGCGGTGGCGCGCGGGCCAATGCCGCGAGCCTTGCGCAGGAGGCGGGCATTCCCGTGCCGACGGGGCAGAAGCTTGCGAGCCTGCTCGGCCGCGCTGGGCTGATCCGTGCAACGCGCGGCAGCGGTGGCGGCATCAAGCTCGCCCGGCCGGCCGCGGCGATCACGCTGGCGGACATCATAGAGGCGGTGGACGGCCCGATCGCGCTCACCGCCTGCCTGGATGCCGAGGGCTCGGACTGCTGCGCGCTGGATCGCCCCTGCGCGATTCGCCCGCATTGGCAAGGCGTCAACGCGCTGGTGCGCGGGGCGCTCACCCAGGTGACTCTGGCTCAGCTGATCGCGATTCCCGCGCAGCAGCCGATCGCCGAAGATCCCGCGATGGAGACGGTTCAATGA
- a CDS encoding GNAT family N-acetyltransferase: protein MSRETPAFSIETLRPRDLPSALAIQSESYPAFLIEEAAPFLSRLTLADSYCLAALREGPREQAILGYLLAHGWRGESPPPVGAVLADGGPREVLFIHDLAVSSSGRGLGVGRSLVMRVFELAARDGIRSAELIAVEGAADYWRALGFVEDAVSPGLAAKVATYGDRARWMTRAIPG, encoded by the coding sequence ATGTCCCGTGAGACACCCGCCTTCTCGATCGAAACGCTCAGGCCTCGGGACCTGCCTTCCGCGCTCGCGATCCAGTCCGAATCTTATCCCGCTTTCCTGATCGAGGAGGCGGCGCCTTTCCTCAGCCGGCTCACCCTCGCAGATTCATATTGCCTCGCTGCCCTGCGCGAAGGCCCGCGCGAACAGGCTATCCTCGGCTATCTCCTTGCGCATGGCTGGCGCGGCGAGTCGCCGCCGCCAGTGGGCGCGGTTCTTGCCGATGGTGGGCCGCGCGAGGTGCTGTTCATTCACGATCTTGCAGTGTCGTCATCGGGGCGCGGCCTCGGCGTGGGCCGGAGCCTCGTCATGCGGGTATTCGAACTGGCCGCGCGGGACGGCATCCGCAGCGCGGAACTGATCGCGGTTGAAGGGGCAGCGGATTACTGGCGCGCGCTTGGCTTCGTCGAAGACGCGGTTTCACCCGGCCTCGCGGCCAAGGTTGCGACCTATGGCGATCGTGCTCGCTGGATGACGCGGGCAATCCCCGGATAG
- a CDS encoding helix-turn-helix domain-containing protein codes for MRHRFSVADAANMVALSYFVPPADLASHFGAMYLFTADQPRVADHTRADFAQIRFMLAGTGNYLFSDGRTVETPECCLLGPTSMATHFDVMGPMQVVGVTVLPLGWAALRAGDADGAADDASDLTVRFGPVWRDMLLVLRSIEDPNKAAEAFWTFIRGQLHPVSSGERRFIEETDRWLAAEQSPRVDALQDATGLSARQIARWCNRLYGAPPKYLARKYRALRCAQALAREELDWSEVGGDVFYDQSHFIREIKHFTGLTPTELRERASIVIRLSMNRADIKGEIARLSRIS; via the coding sequence ATGCGTCACAGATTCTCCGTCGCGGATGCGGCCAACATGGTCGCGCTCAGCTACTTCGTTCCTCCGGCCGATCTGGCGAGCCATTTCGGTGCCATGTATCTGTTCACGGCGGACCAGCCGCGCGTGGCCGACCATACGCGGGCGGACTTCGCGCAGATTCGCTTCATGCTCGCCGGAACCGGCAATTATCTGTTCAGTGATGGCCGCACGGTGGAGACGCCGGAATGCTGCCTGCTCGGGCCGACCAGCATGGCAACGCATTTCGATGTGATGGGGCCCATGCAGGTCGTCGGCGTCACGGTCCTGCCGCTCGGCTGGGCGGCCCTGCGCGCCGGCGATGCGGACGGGGCGGCCGACGATGCCTCCGATCTCACGGTGCGATTCGGCCCGGTCTGGCGCGACATGCTGCTGGTCCTGCGGTCCATCGAGGATCCGAACAAGGCGGCGGAGGCCTTCTGGACCTTCATCCGCGGCCAGCTCCATCCGGTTTCAAGTGGCGAGCGGCGGTTCATCGAGGAGACCGATCGCTGGCTCGCCGCGGAGCAGTCCCCACGGGTGGACGCCCTGCAGGATGCCACGGGCCTCTCCGCGCGGCAGATCGCGCGCTGGTGCAACCGGCTTTACGGCGCGCCGCCCAAATATCTGGCGCGCAAATATCGCGCGCTGCGCTGCGCTCAGGCGTTGGCGCGCGAAGAGCTGGACTGGAGCGAAGTGGGTGGCGATGTCTTTTACGACCAGTCTCATTTCATCCGCGAGATCAAGCATTTCACTGGCCTGACGCCGACCGAGCTGCGGGAGCGCGCCAGCATCGTCATCCGCCTCTCGATGAACCGCGCGGATATCAAGGGCGAGATCGCCCGGTTGAGTCGGATCAGCTAG
- a CDS encoding quinone-dependent dihydroorotate dehydrogenase: MYRLLRPLLFSFEAEKAHRLAIAALKLPLPAAPPPDPILRQRLFGLDFASPVGLAAGFDKDGEIAHRMDRLGFGFAELGTLTPLPQPGNPRPRLFRLEADRAVINRMGFNNGGQAAACARLAGHRVPAGFVLGVNIGANKDSADRIADYEAGVRAMAPHAAYLTVNISSPNTPGLRALQDRGALDALLGRVMAARAGDGPPILLKVAPDLEPADIDDIAELSLHHRIDGLIISNTTISRPPLRSRHAGEAGGLSGAPLHDLALQRLRDFRRRLGDRLPLVGAGGIGDADQAYARIRAGASLVQLYSALLYEGPWLPARIGRGLAARLRRDGFASVADAVGVDAD; this comes from the coding sequence ATGTATCGACTGCTCCGCCCCCTGCTTTTCTCCTTCGAAGCGGAAAAGGCGCATCGCCTCGCGATCGCCGCGCTCAAACTGCCGCTGCCGGCCGCACCGCCGCCCGATCCGATCCTGCGCCAGCGGCTGTTCGGTCTCGATTTCGCGAGCCCCGTGGGCCTCGCCGCCGGCTTCGACAAGGATGGCGAGATCGCGCATCGCATGGATCGGCTGGGCTTCGGCTTTGCGGAGCTGGGAACGCTCACGCCGCTGCCGCAGCCCGGCAATCCGCGCCCGCGCCTGTTCCGGCTGGAAGCGGACCGGGCCGTCATCAATCGCATGGGCTTCAACAATGGCGGTCAGGCCGCCGCCTGCGCGCGCCTCGCAGGGCACCGGGTACCCGCCGGCTTCGTGCTTGGCGTCAACATCGGCGCCAACAAGGATTCGGCGGACCGGATCGCCGACTATGAAGCCGGCGTGCGCGCCATGGCGCCGCATGCCGCCTATCTGACGGTCAACATCTCCTCGCCGAACACGCCGGGCCTGCGCGCGCTGCAGGACCGCGGTGCGCTGGACGCGCTGCTTGGCCGCGTGATGGCCGCGCGCGCCGGCGATGGGCCACCCATCCTCCTCAAGGTCGCGCCCGATCTCGAGCCGGCGGATATCGACGACATTGCCGAACTGAGCCTTCATCACCGGATCGACGGGCTCATCATCAGCAACACGACCATCAGCCGGCCGCCGCTGCGCTCCCGTCATGCCGGCGAAGCGGGCGGCCTCTCGGGGGCGCCGCTGCACGATCTCGCGCTCCAGCGGCTGCGCGATTTCCGCCGGCGGCTGGGCGACCGCCTGCCGCTGGTCGGCGCGGGCGGCATCGGCGACGCGGATCAGGCCTATGCCCGCATCCGCGCCGGGGCGAGCCTCGTCCAGCTCTACTCGGCGCTGCTCTATGAGGGCCCCTGGCTTCCCGCACGCATCGGCCGCGGGCTCGCTGCGCGTCTCCGGCGGGACGGCTTTGCGTCCGTCGCGGACGCGGTAGGCGTCGACGCCGACTGA
- a CDS encoding adenosine kinase, giving the protein MSEPILDVVAIGNAIVDVIAAADDAFIAEHALTKGGMQLIDAETADSLYSDMGAGREISGGSAANTLAGLAALGAKCGFIGQVFDDQLGTIFAHDIRTLGIRFETAMAKDGPPTARCLILVTPDAQRTMNTFLGASQFLPAAALDLDMIRSARILYLEGYLWDPEQPRAAMRSAIAAAREARREVAFTLSDAFVIERHRDDFLALIDEGMIDILFANETEIRSLAQTEDFEAAVARFADKLPTLVVTRSEKGAIAIRDGVRHQVAASPVERVIDTTGAGDLFAAGFLAGHVHGKAPADCLALGALAAAEVISHYGARPEANLKELAGSLLA; this is encoded by the coding sequence TTGTCCGAACCCATTCTCGATGTCGTCGCGATCGGCAATGCCATCGTCGACGTGATTGCCGCCGCCGATGACGCCTTCATTGCCGAACATGCGCTCACCAAGGGCGGCATGCAGCTCATCGACGCGGAAACCGCCGACAGCCTTTACAGCGACATGGGCGCGGGACGGGAGATTTCGGGCGGTTCGGCAGCGAACACGCTGGCCGGTCTGGCAGCGCTTGGCGCCAAGTGCGGCTTCATCGGCCAGGTGTTCGACGACCAGCTCGGCACGATCTTCGCGCATGACATCCGTACGCTCGGCATCCGGTTCGAGACGGCCATGGCCAAGGACGGCCCGCCCACGGCGCGCTGCCTCATCCTGGTGACGCCGGACGCGCAGCGCACCATGAACACCTTCCTTGGCGCTTCCCAGTTCCTGCCCGCCGCGGCACTGGACCTCGACATGATCCGTTCCGCGCGGATCCTCTATCTCGAGGGCTATCTCTGGGACCCCGAGCAGCCTCGCGCCGCGATGCGCAGCGCCATCGCCGCGGCCCGCGAGGCGAGGCGGGAAGTCGCCTTCACCCTGTCGGATGCCTTCGTGATCGAGCGCCATCGCGACGACTTCCTTGCCCTCATCGATGAAGGGATGATCGACATTCTCTTCGCCAACGAGACGGAGATCCGCTCGCTCGCGCAGACCGAGGATTTCGAGGCGGCGGTCGCGCGCTTTGCCGACAAGCTGCCCACGCTGGTGGTTACCCGCAGCGAGAAGGGCGCCATCGCGATCCGCGACGGCGTGCGCCATCAGGTCGCGGCGTCACCCGTCGAGCGGGTGATCGACACCACCGGCGCGGGCGATCTCTTCGCTGCCGGTTTCCTCGCCGGCCATGTGCACGGGAAGGCGCCGGCGGACTGCCTCGCGCTCGGCGCCCTCGCCGCGGCCGAGGTCATCTCGCATTACGGCGCCCGGCCGGAAGCGAACCTTAAGGAACTGGCGGGCAGTCTGCTCGCCTGA